The following DNA comes from Rhipicephalus microplus isolate Deutch F79 chromosome 6, USDA_Rmic, whole genome shotgun sequence.
TTCCGACAGTTCGCAAGCCTTCAATGTGAATAGCTCAGGCGTTTGCTGCTGATGACTTTTATATACTtgaaaggaatgtggattgtACCTCCCGCTTGAGATGCCCCATCCTGCAGATGGCTGCTGTCATTGTGGCACCCATCCTTCAGATGTGGCTATATAATGCTGGTCTCTACAACGAATTTTTGTATAATCCTCTGCATGGTTTTCACAAAATTGTTGGAGATCCTACATCTGTGTGCTATGAATTTTAAGGCAACATTGTGTTACATTAACTTGCTAATGAGTGCATTTTTAATTTTGCTGCCAGCGTTCCACAAGCAAGTTCCACCAAGAGCCTGGCGCCCCGGGCAGGGCCAAGGGAGGACCGAGGTAAGCTGCATCTCTGAGTTTCTCTACTTGCTCTGTCTGCATAAAAATAACACTAGCATTGCCATTCGAAATGTTTTCGTCATGATCGAGTGACAGCTTCACAAAGTTTTTGCTGCACTACTCAACATGCTAATACATGTACGAGGCGATAGGCCTGTGGTACAAATGTTTTGTGTTGAATCTTGGGCAGGCCAATTGATAGTTGCTTATGCTGCTCTTTGCCCATAGCCCGCATCCATACTTCTATCATCCGGCCTATGCTGAGTGGCTGTAAGTGTTGACCTTGTTGGAGAGCTGTGCTCAAGGCGTAATTCTAGGTAGCACATTTTAATCTATGTAGCTCTTGTCTGTTCTTTCCCCAGCGCATTCTTTATGAAGTAAGTATTTAAACTCGCCCCACTGGCTGGTTTCTTTATCTTTTAGTGGGAGACTgactttgttttgttgttgtggtCTTTCCAGCAGGCCACCCTACGGCGGAGGCATGGCGAGGAACGGCTACGATGGAAGAGGCTCTGGAGGCTACTACAACGGCGGACCAGGTGGATATGGGGACTACCGCCGGGGCGGTGACTTCTATGATCGGGCCCCATACCGGGCCATGGTAGACAGGCCACGCCCCTACCCAGCCCCGTACGAGCGCCGGGACGACCCCTATGCACGGCGCCCACCGGGACCCCCTTCCATGGGACCTGACATGTACGAGCGGAGACCGGCTCCAGACTATGCCCTCTACAGCCGCCGGTCGCCTCCCCCTGCCTCAGGGTCAGCGGGCACTGTCGCTTTAGCCAGTCTTGTGGCAGGCAGTGCCTTTGTGAATGCATGGAAGGCTTAGCTCTGAGGCATTTCTGTTAACGCTggagcaacgcctcctctagcaGGATACCTGCTGCATTCATGTAAAATCTGCTTATCTTATCATTGTTGGCTGAATTGGTGGAGTTATTGTATATGTTTACTTAAGTTACCAGAGCTGTGCTTGAATGTGGGTTCTGCCAGCAACCACAGCTATATGGCAAAGCTGCGCTCGATTCCTGCGGACCTAGTTGAAGGCTGGTGATTGACTGTTCCTGTCAATTCCATTTGCTGCTGTAGTGGCAGTGAGAACTGGGTATGATTGGTGTTATGCATTAATGATGTGGCGGGCATCTCTTAGAGGAGGCGTTAGCTGGAGGCTGCTTGCTTGTAGAAACAACAGCTAGGGCCGCGTTCTCTTTCGATTGCATGCATGGCCATTACGCTAATTGTGCGGCAGCTGTGTGAGTGATCTCAAGAGTAGCCACAGTTGGGCAGGTTAAGTGCATGCGGAATACTGAAAGGCAGGT
Coding sequences within:
- the LOC119167097 gene encoding uncharacterized protein LOC119167097 isoform X2 produces the protein MAPKTKLFVGHLPDGLRTEELSELFSKYGTVTECDVINKYGFVHMSTEEEAEEALKNLNNYNFMGSTLSVERSTSKFHQEPGAPGRAKGGPSRPPYGGGMARNGYDGRGSGGYYNGGPGGYGDYRRGGDFYDRAPYRAMVDRPRPYPAPYERRDDPYARRPPGPPSMGPDMYSWGAGYGSSDRMGGYSYGGY
- the LOC119167097 gene encoding uncharacterized protein LOC119167097 isoform X1; this translates as MAPKTKLFVGHLPDGLRTEELSELFSKYGTVTECDVINKYGFVHMSTEEEAEEALKNLNNYNFMGSTLSVERSTSKFHQEPGAPGRAKGGPSRPPYGGGMARNGYDGRGSGGYYNGGPGGYGDYRRGGDFYDRAPYRAMVDRPRPYPAPYERRDDPYARRPPGPPSMGPDMYERRPAPDYALYSRRSPPPASGYSWGAGYGSSDRMGGYSYGGY